The following are from one region of the Stanieria cyanosphaera PCC 7437 genome:
- the clpS gene encoding ATP-dependent Clp protease adapter ClpS, protein MSVGTSIIEKSSTSTVRKPAPRYRVLLHNDDFNSMEYVVETLMQTIAGMTQPQAVNIMMEAHTNGVGLVIICTLEHAEFYCETLCNHGLTSTIEPDE, encoded by the coding sequence GTGTCTGTTGGAACGTCTATTATTGAAAAATCTTCAACTTCGACAGTACGCAAACCAGCACCTCGTTATCGCGTTTTACTTCACAACGATGACTTCAATAGTATGGAGTATGTCGTTGAAACGCTGATGCAAACCATTGCAGGAATGACTCAACCCCAAGCCGTTAACATTATGATGGAAGCTCATACTAATGGGGTTGGTTTGGTGATTATTTGTACTTTAGAACACGCCGAATTTTATTGTGAAACTCTTTGTAATCACGGTTTAACTAGTACAATTGAGCCTGATGAATAA
- a CDS encoding indolepyruvate ferredoxin oxidoreductase subunit alpha: protein MPHTIVTEICEGVADCVDACPVACIHPGPGKNAKGTEWYWIDFATCIDCGICLQVCPVEGAIVAEERPDLQQTP from the coding sequence TTGCCCCATACAATTGTTACTGAAATTTGTGAAGGCGTAGCAGATTGCGTCGATGCTTGCCCCGTTGCTTGTATTCATCCAGGACCAGGAAAAAACGCCAAGGGTACAGAATGGTATTGGATCGATTTTGCTACTTGTATTGATTGTGGTATCTGTTTACAAGTATGTCCTGTAGAAGGTGCGATCGTGGCGGAAGAAAGACCTGATTTACAACAAACACCTTAA
- a CDS encoding sensor histidine kinase: protein MSAKLPKRIKSAIFSQISLQNVLTIPFLLQIFVIVGLVGYFSFRNGQQTVNQVATQLREKVIVSVEQQLQNYLEKPQLIVELNQQAVKLEQLSFAEFLALEEHLWQQIQMFNSVYAIYLGNEQGKFAYVKKEPNGSLIAKPVEVVPQRQAYLLDAQGKRSKLIESDRYDPRLRPWYLKTIQTLRRNWSEVYTFTGGELGITASGPLYDRQGNFQGVVGVDLVLSLISDVLRNIEISPHGEIFIVDRNGFLIATSTDEEPFIHSGPNLREQSIKATDSGNPVLKNTARYLTKNFQNLNRINQAEQVDFLLDGKKQLVQVLPYQDQLGLDWLIVVVVPEADFMRGIHANGRMTIWLCLLALVLASMVGILTSRILAQPILRLSQVSKIIAQSARLRNTATDLYPIVRVKGIKELEVLAESFNEMTHRLKAAFVDLDRTNQDLELRVEQRTAALLQAKQAADAANQAKSEFLANMSHELRTPLNAILGFTQLLLQDSSLNPKHQQNLEIINSSGEHLLTLINDVLEMSRLQAGRVTLQLESFDLYQMLNDLEVMFKPRAEAKNLQLSFECDANIPQFIQTDQQKLRQVLINLLSNALKFTQVGAIALRVAAFSFSTKAQSNTIEGINASSTFLTQGTAHQPQMTLTFEVEDTGCGIAASEFESIFDAFAQAKKVPKEHEGTGLGLAISNQFIRLLGGDISVSSIVGEGTILKFYLPVLLSEDNSLPTVLSAPRFKGAITQTQTKSCATSIQNMPVEWIERLHQAAVEVDGELILQLIEQISHHNSALADRLTRLVHNFEYDEILELSERDRSNF from the coding sequence ATGTCAGCCAAGCTGCCAAAGCGGATAAAATCTGCAATTTTTAGTCAAATTTCTCTACAAAACGTTCTTACTATTCCTTTTTTGCTACAGATCTTTGTCATAGTTGGATTAGTAGGCTATTTTTCCTTTCGTAATGGACAACAAACAGTTAACCAAGTAGCCACTCAATTACGTGAAAAAGTAATTGTCAGTGTTGAACAACAACTACAAAATTATTTAGAAAAACCCCAATTAATTGTTGAACTCAATCAACAAGCAGTCAAATTAGAACAATTATCTTTTGCAGAATTTCTCGCTTTAGAAGAACATCTTTGGCAACAAATTCAAATGTTTAACTCTGTTTATGCAATTTATTTAGGCAATGAACAGGGGAAATTTGCTTATGTAAAAAAAGAACCCAATGGTTCATTAATAGCTAAACCTGTAGAAGTAGTACCCCAACGCCAAGCATATTTGTTAGATGCTCAAGGAAAAAGAAGCAAATTAATTGAAAGCGATCGCTATGATCCCCGCCTTAGACCTTGGTATCTTAAAACTATTCAAACCTTACGCCGTAATTGGAGTGAGGTTTATACTTTCACTGGTGGTGAGTTAGGAATTACTGCTTCAGGACCTTTATATGACAGACAAGGAAATTTTCAAGGGGTAGTTGGTGTTGATTTAGTTCTTAGTTTAATTAGCGATGTACTGAGAAACATTGAGATTAGTCCTCACGGCGAAATTTTTATTGTAGATAGAAATGGTTTTTTGATTGCTACTTCTACCGATGAAGAACCTTTTATTCATAGTGGTCCTAATTTAAGGGAGCAAAGCATTAAAGCTACTGATAGTGGCAATCCTGTGCTCAAAAATACGGCTCGATATTTAACCAAAAATTTTCAAAATCTTAATCGAATCAATCAGGCAGAACAAGTAGATTTTTTACTCGATGGCAAAAAACAATTGGTACAGGTATTACCCTATCAAGATCAATTGGGTTTAGATTGGCTGATTGTGGTTGTAGTCCCAGAAGCAGATTTTATGCGAGGGATTCATGCTAACGGTCGGATGACCATTTGGTTGTGTTTGCTAGCTTTGGTTTTAGCTAGTATGGTCGGTATTTTAACCTCTCGTATTCTTGCTCAACCTATTTTACGCTTGAGTCAGGTTAGTAAAATTATTGCTCAAAGTGCGCGCTTGAGAAATACAGCTACTGATTTATATCCGATTGTTAGAGTTAAAGGAATTAAAGAATTAGAAGTACTGGCTGAATCTTTTAATGAAATGACTCATCGGTTAAAAGCTGCTTTTGTGGATTTAGACCGAACTAATCAAGATTTAGAATTAAGAGTAGAACAAAGAACCGCAGCTTTACTTCAAGCTAAACAAGCTGCTGATGCTGCTAATCAGGCAAAAAGTGAATTTTTGGCAAATATGAGCCATGAATTGCGAACTCCTCTCAATGCGATCCTTGGTTTTACTCAATTATTGTTACAAGATTCCTCTTTGAATCCGAAACATCAACAGAATCTGGAGATTATTAACAGTAGTGGGGAACATTTATTAACTTTGATCAATGATGTCTTGGAAATGTCTAGACTGCAAGCAGGACGAGTTACTCTTCAATTAGAAAGCTTTGATCTCTACCAAATGCTGAATGATTTGGAAGTAATGTTTAAACCAAGAGCGGAGGCTAAAAACTTACAGCTTTCTTTTGAATGCGATGCGAATATTCCTCAATTTATCCAAACCGATCAACAAAAATTACGTCAAGTTTTAATTAATCTCCTTAGTAATGCTCTTAAATTTACTCAAGTTGGCGCGATCGCTCTACGAGTAGCAGCCTTCAGTTTTAGTACCAAAGCTCAATCAAACACAATTGAAGGTATCAACGCAAGCTCTACCTTTTTAACCCAGGGTACTGCTCATCAACCACAAATGACTCTTACTTTTGAAGTGGAAGATACTGGTTGTGGTATTGCTGCTTCTGAGTTTGAATCAATTTTTGATGCTTTTGCTCAAGCTAAAAAAGTTCCTAAAGAGCATGAGGGTACGGGATTAGGATTAGCTATTAGTAACCAATTTATTCGTTTACTAGGAGGAGATATTTCTGTTAGTAGTATTGTGGGAGAAGGAACAATTTTAAAATTTTATTTGCCAGTACTCTTAAGTGAGGATAACTCTTTACCAACAGTATTATCTGCTCCCAGATTTAAAGGTGCAATTACCCAAACACAAACAAAATCATGCGCTACATCTATTCAAAATATGCCTGTTGAGTGGATTGAGCGACTTCATCAGGCTGCGGTTGAAGTTGATGGAGAATTAATTCTACAGTTGATTGAGCAGATTTCTCATCATAATTCTGCTTTGGCTGACAGACTAACCAGATTAGTTCATAATTTTGAATACGATGAAATTCTGGAGTTAAGCGAGCGTGACCGCTCAAACTTTTAA
- a CDS encoding LmeA family phospholipid-binding protein, with product MFGGFVGFNKDRGGDWGENLLNTVASNTIRHLFTRSELVEVEVRCHPSSKLLQGTIDSFKMSGRGLVIRRDFRTEEMSFETDTVALDFSSVLQGKISLKQPTQAIAQVKLTETDINKSFKADLVRKRLENLDLPALTEISGGEPVSFTDVEVQLLPNNSIQLFAKASWSERSIPVSFRCTLEVARRRKIIFGNLQFDPDPIPEELQELSQKLTTALGEILNEMVDLDRFDLDGVTMRLNRLETEGKNLLFSGYAQIERVPQVG from the coding sequence ATGTTTGGTGGCTTTGTTGGCTTTAATAAGGATCGAGGCGGTGATTGGGGAGAAAATCTACTCAATACCGTAGCTAGTAATACCATCCGCCACTTATTTACTCGTAGCGAGTTAGTAGAGGTTGAGGTTCGCTGTCATCCTTCTAGTAAATTGTTACAAGGAACGATTGATAGTTTTAAAATGAGTGGTCGTGGCTTGGTAATTCGTCGTGATTTTCGTACCGAAGAGATGTCTTTTGAAACGGATACAGTTGCACTTGACTTTAGTTCGGTATTACAAGGTAAAATCTCACTAAAACAACCAACTCAAGCGATCGCACAAGTTAAATTAACCGAAACCGATATTAATAAATCATTTAAAGCGGATTTAGTGAGGAAAAGATTAGAAAATCTTGATTTACCTGCTTTAACCGAAATTTCAGGCGGTGAACCTGTATCTTTTACCGATGTAGAAGTACAGTTATTACCCAACAATAGCATCCAACTTTTTGCTAAAGCCTCTTGGAGCGAGCGCAGTATTCCTGTTAGTTTTCGTTGTACTTTAGAAGTTGCCAGAAGAAGAAAAATTATTTTTGGTAATCTTCAGTTTGATCCCGATCCGATTCCCGAGGAGTTACAGGAACTATCCCAAAAACTTACTACTGCTTTGGGAGAAATTCTCAATGAAATGGTAGATCTAGACCGATTTGATTTAGATGGGGTCACTATGCGACTAAATCGCTTAGAAACCGAGGGAAAAAACCTTTTATTTAGTGGTTATGCTCAAATTGAGCGAGTTCCTCAAGTTGGCTAA
- a CDS encoding CPBP family intramembrane glutamic endopeptidase, with protein MRSHFKKVSSYPAPLRIGVFLLVLLLIWLPLAAPIYLLLKNDPNLVTILTMGLLFIEFLILSWIWGKYFYRQPNFLKHYGLVWTKNNGLNLLKGLAIGFCFCWGLFGLEAIFGWVKFNGASEFILRIVLEGLLSALGIALAEELVFRGWILTELEQDYPKKKVVFINAFVFALAHFMKPIAEIIRTLITFPALFILGLTLVWAKWGHRNRLGICIGLHSGLVWAYYILNVGNLLTYTNRVPTWITGIDGNPIAGIMGLFFLTFLAIWMKKSLPRSG; from the coding sequence TTGCGATCGCATTTTAAAAAAGTAAGTTCCTATCCAGCACCACTGAGAATAGGAGTTTTTTTATTAGTTTTGTTGCTAATCTGGTTACCATTAGCAGCACCAATTTATTTATTGCTCAAAAATGACCCCAATTTAGTTACGATTCTCACAATGGGGTTATTATTTATTGAGTTTTTAATTCTGTCTTGGATTTGGGGTAAATATTTTTATCGACAACCAAATTTCCTCAAACATTATGGTTTAGTTTGGACAAAAAATAATGGTTTGAATTTATTAAAAGGACTAGCGATCGGTTTTTGTTTTTGTTGGGGTTTATTTGGGTTAGAAGCAATTTTTGGTTGGGTAAAGTTTAATGGGGCTTCAGAATTTATTTTACGAATAGTTTTAGAAGGTTTACTTAGTGCTTTAGGAATTGCTTTAGCTGAAGAATTAGTTTTTCGCGGTTGGATTTTAACTGAGCTAGAACAAGATTATCCGAAAAAGAAAGTTGTTTTTATCAATGCTTTTGTTTTTGCTTTAGCTCATTTTATGAAACCAATTGCAGAAATAATTAGAACTTTAATTACTTTTCCTGCTTTATTTATTTTAGGCTTAACTTTAGTTTGGGCAAAATGGGGACATCGAAACAGACTAGGAATTTGTATTGGTCTTCATAGTGGTTTGGTTTGGGCTTATTATATTCTTAATGTAGGCAATTTGTTAACCTATACTAATAGAGTTCCTACTTGGATCACAGGAATTGATGGTAATCCAATTGCAGGAATAATGGGCTTATTCTTTCTAACTTTTTTAGCTATTTGGATGAAAAAATCCTTACCACGATCAGGTTAG
- a CDS encoding alpha/beta fold hydrolase: MTKTVVIEPPSFPGTYWQWRGHSIYYVQAGEQQTGKPPILLVHGFGASTDHWRKNIAGLQKNWQVWAIDLLGFGRSAKPNLQYSGDLWRDQLDDFITEVIKQPAVLAGNSLGGYACLCVAAQRPQSAVGLILLNSAGPFSDSNPNPNPNNKASFRQLRGNMTRSILLQPWASYFLFQFIRRKSKIRQTLEQVYLDRSAVTDQLVEDIYRPSCDPGALQVFTSVFKSPQGEKVDHLLQQMQCPLLMLWGEGDPWINSRARGAKFRQYYPNLTEYYLKAGHCPHDEIPDQVNNLIDSWILSVSDSND; this comes from the coding sequence ATGACGAAAACTGTAGTTATTGAACCACCTTCTTTCCCTGGAACTTATTGGCAATGGCGAGGACATTCAATTTATTATGTTCAAGCAGGGGAACAGCAAACAGGAAAACCACCAATCCTTTTGGTACATGGTTTTGGTGCTTCAACTGATCACTGGCGCAAAAATATTGCAGGTTTACAAAAAAATTGGCAAGTTTGGGCAATAGATTTATTGGGTTTTGGGCGTTCGGCTAAACCAAATTTACAGTACAGTGGTGATTTGTGGCGCGATCAACTTGATGATTTTATAACCGAAGTGATTAAACAACCAGCAGTTTTAGCTGGTAACTCTTTAGGTGGTTATGCTTGTTTGTGTGTTGCTGCTCAACGTCCCCAATCAGCAGTAGGTTTAATTTTACTCAATAGTGCTGGGCCATTTTCAGATAGTAATCCCAATCCTAACCCAAATAATAAAGCTTCTTTTCGACAACTAAGGGGTAACATGACTCGTTCGATTCTACTCCAACCTTGGGCTAGTTATTTTCTGTTTCAGTTTATTCGTCGTAAAAGTAAAATTCGCCAAACTTTAGAACAAGTTTATCTTGATCGCAGTGCTGTTACCGACCAACTGGTAGAAGATATTTATCGTCCCTCTTGCGATCCTGGTGCGCTGCAAGTCTTTACCTCTGTTTTCAAAAGTCCCCAAGGAGAAAAAGTCGATCATTTACTTCAACAGATGCAATGTCCTTTGTTAATGTTGTGGGGAGAAGGCGATCCTTGGATCAATTCCAGAGCAAGAGGTGCAAAATTTCGCCAATATTATCCCAATCTAACCGAATACTACCTCAAAGCTGGTCACTGTCCTCACGATGAAATCCCCGATCAAGTAAATAATTTAATAGATTCATGGATTTTATCTGTCAGTGATTCAAATGATTAA